CCCCGGTAGGTGACCGTTCGGTGGCCGAGGCCGTCCAGCCCGATCTCCGCGTCGACCTCGAACACCTCGCGGAGCCGGGCGGGGGTGAGAACGCTCTGTGGTGTGCCGGCGGCGACCAGGACGCCACCGTTCATGAGCAGCAGCCGATCACAGTAGCGGGCGGCCAGGGACAGGTCGTGCAGCGCGATCAGGACCGTCTGGGGCGTCCCGCCGAGCAGGTGCATCAACTGGAGTTGGTGCTTGATGTCGAGGTGGTTGGTCGGCTCGTCGAGAAGAATGGCCCTGGGCCGCTGGGCCAGGGCACGGGCGATGTGGGCCCGCTGCCGCTCGCCGCCGGACAGCGTCGGCCAGGTCCGGTCGCGGAGCGCGGTGAGGTCCATCCGGGCAAGTGCGGCGCTAATGATCATGTGGTCGGTGCGGTCCAGCCCGCGCCATCGGGTACGGAACGGGGTGCGGCCGAGTGCGACCACGTCGGCGACGGTCAGGTCGCTGCCGGACGCGGCGGACTGCTCGGCGAACGCGGTGTGTCGGGCGATCCGGCGCGTACTCCAGTCTCGAATGTCCTGACCGTCGTAGCGTACCGTGCCGGTGGTCGCTGTCCGTAGGCCGGCCAGACAACGCAGCAGCGTGGACTTGCCGGAACCGTTCGGCCCGATCAGTCCGACCGTCTCGCCTGAGGCGATCTCCACCTGGATGTCCCGGATGATGGTCTGGTCTCCGGCGCTCCAACCCAGCCGGTCGACGCTGATCCTCACAGCTCACCTCGACGGCGCAGGATCAGCAGGAACAACGGAACCCCGAGCAGCGCGGTGAACACCCCGACGGGCACCTCCTGCGGCGCGAACGCGACCCGCGCCAACGCGTCGGTCCAGACCAGGAAGACGGCGCCAGCCAGCGCGCTGAACGGCAACAGGGCCCGGTGCAGTGGCCCGACCAGGAACCGGACGGCGTGCGGGACGATCAACCCGACGAACCCGATCGCCCCGACGGACGCGACCGCGACCGCGGTCAGCAGCGCGGTGACGACGAGCAGCACCCGTCGTGTCGTGCGTACGTCGATGCCGACGGAGGCGGCGGTGTCCGCGCCGAAGGCGAAGGCGTCGAGGGCGGTGGCGTTGACCCACATCACCGACAGTCCGGCGGCCAGGGCGACCGCGCAGACCAGCACCGCGTCCCAACGCGCCGAGGCCATCGACCCGAGCAGCCAGAAGGTGATCGCCCGGGTGGCCTCGGCGTCCGCCGAGGCCATCAGGACCAGTGCCATCACCGCGTTGAACAGGTAGCCGATCACCACTCCGGTCAGCACCACCCGGACCGAGTCCAGACCACTGCGCCGCAACAGCAACAACAGCAGGCCGAAGGAGCCCAACGCGCCGAGGAACGCGCCGCCGGTCAGCCCGAGCGCACCGGCGCCGGCACCCAGCACGACCACGACGACCGCGCCGGTGGAAGCGCCGTGCGACACACCGAGCAGGTAGGGCTCGGCCAACACGTTACGGGTCACCGCCTGGAGCACCGCTCCGCATGCTGCCAGCAGCGCGCCGACCAGGGCAGCCATCATCACGCGCGGCAGTCTTAGCTGCCAGATGAGCGAGTCGACCAGTCGGGGCAGGGGCTCGACGCCCAAGCCGACGCGTACACCGACCGCCCGACCGATCTCGGCGTAGCCCACCCCGTTGGCGCCGATCCGCACCGCCACCAGCATCGACGCCACCAGGAGGACGATGCCCAGGGCGGACAGCACAGCCCATGACCAGCCCGACCGTCGCGGTGTGGTGCGCAGGTGTGGCGGCGGCGCGGCGCTCCGGGCGGTCGGGAGGAGCACGTCGGCCGGTGGTGCACCGCTAGCGGACATATCCGAGGGTCCGCAAGCCGTCGATCAGTACCCGCAGGGCGTCCACGGTCCGTACGGAGGGGTCCATCTCGATGCCGGGCACCTGGATGATCCGGTTCTCGCGCACCGCGCTGAGCTCGGACACCACGGGATCGCGCCGCATCATCGCCAGCTTCTCCTGGGCGCTGTCGCCCGGCGCTCCCCGTTCGGACAGGTCCCCGACGACGATGATGTCCGGGTCACGCTGCGCGATCTGCTCCCAGGACACCTCCGGCCACTGCTGGTCCACGTCGTCGAACGCGTTGCGCGCCCCGACGAGCTGACTCATGGCGCTGGGCATGCCACCCTTGCCGGCCACATAGGGCAGCCCGTTGAACACCGAGTAGAGCCACACCACCGAAGGCTGTTCCCGCAGGCTCCGCCTGGTCCCGCCGGCCTGCTCCAGTACGGCACGCTGCTCGGCGACCAGGGCGGCTGCCCGGTCCT
The sequence above is a segment of the Micromonospora sp. WMMD882 genome. Coding sequences within it:
- a CDS encoding ABC transporter substrate-binding protein; this encodes MVTLDQSSTETLLALGLAARMAGTSNLKTRVAPRFQADYETIPVLNPKKLTGEQLRAATPDLVMSSFAALYTREQVGTREELAELGLPSFVSAVDCPAANGAGATPFDLLFTDYEKLGRVFGVEDRAAALVAEQRAVLEQAGGTRRSLREQPSVVWLYSVFNGLPYVAGKGGMPSAMSQLVGARNAFDDVDQQWPEVSWEQIAQRDPDIIVVGDLSERGAPGDSAQEKLAMMRRDPVVSELSAVRENRIIQVPGIEMDPSVRTVDALRVLIDGLRTLGYVR
- a CDS encoding ABC transporter ATP-binding protein, which gives rise to MRISVDRLGWSAGDQTIIRDIQVEIASGETVGLIGPNGSGKSTLLRCLAGLRTATTGTVRYDGQDIRDWSTRRIARHTAFAEQSAASGSDLTVADVVALGRTPFRTRWRGLDRTDHMIISAALARMDLTALRDRTWPTLSGGERQRAHIARALAQRPRAILLDEPTNHLDIKHQLQLMHLLGGTPQTVLIALHDLSLAARYCDRLLLMNGGVLVAAGTPQSVLTPARLREVFEVDAEIGLDGLGHRTVTYRGVATSVTSTLPDDRVRS
- a CDS encoding iron chelate uptake ABC transporter family permease subunit, which codes for MLSALGIVLLVASMLVAVRIGANGVGYAEIGRAVGVRVGLGVEPLPRLVDSLIWQLRLPRVMMAALVGALLAACGAVLQAVTRNVLAEPYLLGVSHGASTGAVVVVVLGAGAGALGLTGGAFLGALGSFGLLLLLLRRSGLDSVRVVLTGVVIGYLFNAVMALVLMASADAEATRAITFWLLGSMASARWDAVLVCAVALAAGLSVMWVNATALDAFAFGADTAASVGIDVRTTRRVLLVVTALLTAVAVASVGAIGFVGLIVPHAVRFLVGPLHRALLPFSALAGAVFLVWTDALARVAFAPQEVPVGVFTALLGVPLFLLILRRRGEL